The DNA segment CGCTTATCTAAAATTTCAAAATATTTTTCTTCGCTACCACGAGCTAAGATGCCAATTTGAGGTAAGTTCAAACTTACAACGCCCATATTAAAGCGACCATCAAACTTATAGTTCCCCTTTTCATCCTTCCAAGGAGATAAGAATGAACGACATCCCATTGGGCTAAATACATTACCTTCATAGTTTTCCTTCATCTTCTTAGCGGAAATGTAATCTGGATACATGCGTTTAGCAGTACATTGTGCAGCAAGATCAGTTAAATAGTAATATGGACTATCAGGCGTTACATTATGTTCATCAAGAACATAAATCAATTTAGGGAATGCTGGCGTAATATATACATCAGCTTCATTTTTTACACCTTTAATGCGTTGACGCAAAATCTCTTCTGTAATAAGAGCAGCTTCTTTAGCATATTCATAATCAGGCTTAAAATACATGAACAATGTAACAAATGGAGATTGACCATTTGTAGTCATCAATGTATTGATTTGATATTGGATAGTTTGGATACCATCCTTAACCTCTTTACGCGTACGTTTCCACGCAATTTCACGGGCTTTTTCCATATTTGGTTCCATACCGTAAATTTCAACTTGTTCTTCAATAACATTGTTGAGGATTTTTTCGTAAGACTTACGTACGAATGGTGCTAAGATACGATCGATACCGTTGATGCTTTGACCACCATATTGACCAGATGCAACTTGAGCAATAATTTGTGTTGTTACGGTACATGCAACTTGGAAAGACTTAGGTGTATCAATCTTCTTACCATTGATAACTGTACCATTTGTAAGCATATCTTCCAAATTGATCAAGCAACAATTAAACATAGGTTGGATAATGTAATCCATATCATGGAAGTGGATAGCACCACTATCATGGGCTTCTAAAATATCTGTAGGAATTAATTTACGGCGAGCGATATCCTTAGATACTTCACCAGCGATTAAATCACGTTGTGTAGATACAATAGCAGCATCCTTATTAGAGTTTTCGTCGAGAACGCTAACATTACTGCGATCTAATAAACCGATTACATCATCATCTGTAGTATTTTGACGACGTTTAAAAGCTTGAACAGCTTTGTAACCTTCATAGGCACGTGCCGTTGCAGGATTATGATACTCAATCAACTTATAATACACTTGATCTTCAATAGCATAAATTGTCATGTCTTTTTGGAGTTTTGTAGCATATTCTTCAATTTCATCAGCAATAAGCTGTGCCAACCCCTCTTCGTACAACCCTGTACTACTATGCTCAGCTTTTTCTATAGCCAAAGCAATCTTATTCTTATCAAATGGTACCTTTGTACCATCCCGTTTAATGACCTGCAACATATTGGCAACCTCCCCATTTTGTTACCGCTGAAATATATGTTAAGACATAGAAAAAAGTATGGAAAACCATACTTTTTATAAATTTATATGTAAAAATGTAAAGAATTATGACTAAACTCTCTATTTTTTACCGCTAACTCAGTATACTATATATGGTGGTTGTTTTCAAGAACAAATACAATATAAAGTAAAAATAGGCTCTTTTAGCCATGCCAATACAGCATGAATAAAAGAACCTATATAAATTATAATGTAAAACCAAATAGACGTGTCAAGAAATTGGACTTTTGACCTACCCAACTAGAAGGAACCGCTGGATAGAATGTGCGATCAGCTAAAAGATCGCGTTCATTGAGATGAATATTCGGCAACAAATCTTTTTTGTACGTACTATCTAATTTAGAAATAGCTTCTACGTATCCTTGATGTGCTTGTACATCACTTTCATTACAGTAACCAGTACCAAAGAAGTGAATTAGACCATTGCGATATAATTCAATAGCTCTGTGATAATTAGCATTGCTATGATTAAAGGAAGCCATATTACATTGAATTAGTATCCCTTTATCTACCCATTCCAACAATTGCTCTGGTTTAGTAAACAATTGACGATGTATCTCTACTTCACTAATGATAGGAACAATACC comes from the Veillonella dispar genome and includes:
- the nrdD gene encoding anaerobic ribonucleoside-triphosphate reductase, which produces MLQVIKRDGTKVPFDKNKIALAIEKAEHSSTGLYEEGLAQLIADEIEEYATKLQKDMTIYAIEDQVYYKLIEYHNPATARAYEGYKAVQAFKRRQNTTDDDVIGLLDRSNVSVLDENSNKDAAIVSTQRDLIAGEVSKDIARRKLIPTDILEAHDSGAIHFHDMDYIIQPMFNCCLINLEDMLTNGTVINGKKIDTPKSFQVACTVTTQIIAQVASGQYGGQSINGIDRILAPFVRKSYEKILNNVIEEQVEIYGMEPNMEKAREIAWKRTRKEVKDGIQTIQYQINTLMTTNGQSPFVTLFMYFKPDYEYAKEAALITEEILRQRIKGVKNEADVYITPAFPKLIYVLDEHNVTPDSPYYYLTDLAAQCTAKRMYPDYISAKKMKENYEGNVFSPMGCRSFLSPWKDEKGNYKFDGRFNMGVVSLNLPQIGILARGSEEKYFEILDKRLELAEKALLLRYNLLKDVVSDVSPIHWQHGAIARLKKGEKIGRFLTGGYATISLGYIGIYEATRLITGESNTGEKGRVFAMKIMDRLNDAINLWHDKHNLGFGLYGTPAESLTNRFSSLDRARFGVIEDITDKGYYTNSYHVNVREEINVFDKFNFESEFQKKSTGGCISYAEIPNMTNNIPAVLTMIQYIYDHISYAEFNTKSDYCHECGFDGEIKVNEHNEWECPRCHNTNRDKLTVIRRTCGYLGENFWNEGRTKEIKDRVMHI
- a CDS encoding CpsB/CapC family capsule biosynthesis tyrosine phosphatase, encoding MNRVVDLHGCILPAVLGPQGPQTMAESVKMIKSLAEQGITDIFSTPDVTVSMDMNTWDEMETTLNDVKLAVGEQQVDVTIHGGARVLLCDEMIEYIASHRNQYLLGNSHFMLVSIPENSKVHHINAWLLDLLNMGIVPIISEVEIHRQLFTKPEQLLEWVDKGILIQCNMASFNHSNANYHRAIELYRNGLIHFFGTGYCNESDVQAHQGYVEAISKLDSTYKKDLLPNIHLNERDLLADRTFYPAVPSSWVGQKSNFLTRLFGFTL